From Acinetobacter sp. ASP199, the proteins below share one genomic window:
- a CDS encoding Lrp/AsnC ligand binding domain-containing protein produces MNSPYVSLDRIDIRILDLLQSESKISNIKLAEMVNLSPTAVLARVQKLTKEGFILGYEARLNPVKLNNGFVVFVEILLDKTTPNVLEEFSEAVQQIPDIVECHMISGGFDFVVKIRCANMDEFRKISGDILWQLPGVKETRSYPVMEVIKETQQIKLKLPAKAKV; encoded by the coding sequence ATGAATAGCCCATATGTAAGTCTTGACCGAATCGATATTCGTATCCTTGATTTGTTGCAATCCGAATCGAAAATTTCCAATATCAAACTGGCAGAAATGGTGAACCTGTCGCCAACAGCGGTACTGGCGCGGGTACAGAAATTGACCAAGGAAGGATTTATTCTTGGTTATGAAGCACGTTTGAATCCGGTCAAGCTGAATAATGGTTTTGTAGTTTTCGTCGAAATCCTGCTGGATAAAACTACGCCAAATGTACTGGAAGAATTTTCTGAGGCAGTACAGCAGATTCCGGATATTGTGGAATGTCATATGATTAGTGGTGGCTTTGATTTTGTAGTAAAAATCCGCTGTGCCAATATGGATGAGTTCCGTAAAATTTCTGGGGATATTTTGTGGCAGCTGCCGGGGGTAAAGGAAACCCGCAGTTACCCAGTGATGGAAGTGATTAAGGAAACCCAGCAGATCAAGCTAAAACTACCTGCCAAAGCCAAAGTATAA